The Hyphomonadaceae bacterium ML37 genome includes a region encoding these proteins:
- a CDS encoding isochorismatase family protein, whose protein sequence is MTQRFEPTMIRSDKTAREIFEEVRANPARARFGFGERLAIVNVDPQKAYTRPDLFPRTAYVTDPDQLTHINAISKAARAKGLPVVWTHVAYMDNAADAGVWGTRTDTPDSLQNIKYGSDRHAFDDRVEIDQRVDAVYTKRMPSAFFETPLASFLTWHRVDTVVVTGGSTSGCVRATAVDALSHGYRTIVPIECVADKHESYHFANLTDLLIKYADVVAVREVYEWLEGYGGGARS, encoded by the coding sequence ATGACCCAGCGTTTCGAGCCCACCATGATCCGCTCCGACAAAACGGCGCGCGAGATTTTCGAGGAGGTGCGCGCCAATCCGGCCCGCGCCCGCTTCGGCTTTGGCGAGCGGCTCGCCATCGTCAATGTGGACCCGCAAAAGGCCTATACCCGGCCCGACCTGTTTCCCAGGACGGCCTATGTGACGGACCCTGACCAGCTGACCCATATTAACGCGATTTCCAAAGCCGCGCGCGCCAAGGGCCTGCCCGTTGTGTGGACCCATGTGGCCTATATGGACAATGCGGCGGACGCCGGCGTCTGGGGCACGCGCACCGACACGCCCGATTCCTTGCAGAACATCAAATACGGCTCGGACCGCCACGCCTTCGACGACCGGGTCGAGATCGATCAGCGCGTGGACGCCGTCTATACCAAGCGCATGCCGAGCGCCTTCTTCGAAACCCCGCTGGCGAGCTTTCTGACCTGGCATCGCGTCGACACGGTGGTGGTCACCGGCGGGTCCACCTCGGGCTGCGTGCGCGCCACGGCGGTGGACGCGCTGTCCCACGGCTACCGCACCATAGTTCCCATCGAATGCGTGGCCGACAAGCATGAAAGCTATCACTTCGCCAATCTCACGGACCTGCTGATCAAGTACGCCGACGTGGTCGCGGTGAGAGAGGTGTATGAGTGGCTGGAGGGGTATGGGGGTGGGGCGCGTTCATGA